The following are encoded in a window of Ruminiclostridium herbifermentans genomic DNA:
- a CDS encoding CBASS cGAMP-activated phospholipase, with amino-acid sequence MNKAKILSIDGGGIRGIIPAMVLAEIEKMTSKPICKLFDFISGTSTGGIITLCLTKPSNNNQDLPEYSAQDIVNLYVENGKKIFSSDILHRIISFNGLFDEKYSSDGIESLLKKYLGTSKLSECLTRVLIPSYEIELRRPFFFKSWLAKSKNDKKHNFYMWQVARATSAAPTYFEPFKLEIDKDTNEYYSFIDGGVFANNPAMCAFADAKVIYKNIEDILIVSLGTGEFTKSIPHDKAKDWGLAKWAKPILDTIFDGESDTVNYQLRQLLKPNNYYRIQASLEQLGKDEIDDASDKNIHELILLGKSLIEDWQRNGYLDRLCYKLI; translated from the coding sequence GTGAATAAAGCGAAAATTTTATCAATTGATGGTGGGGGTATCAGAGGAATTATTCCTGCAATGGTACTGGCTGAAATAGAGAAAATGACATCAAAACCTATATGTAAATTATTTGACTTTATTTCTGGTACATCAACAGGTGGTATAATAACTCTTTGTCTAACTAAGCCATCAAATAATAATCAAGATTTACCTGAGTATAGCGCACAGGATATTGTAAATTTGTATGTAGAAAATGGTAAGAAGATTTTTTCGTCAGATATATTGCACAGGATAATTTCCTTTAATGGCTTATTTGATGAAAAATACAGTTCTGATGGTATCGAGTCACTTTTAAAGAAGTATTTAGGCACATCAAAATTATCAGAATGCTTAACTCGTGTTTTGATACCTTCTTATGAAATTGAACTTAGAAGACCATTCTTTTTTAAGAGTTGGCTTGCGAAAAGCAAAAATGATAAAAAGCATAATTTTTATATGTGGCAGGTAGCAAGAGCTACTTCTGCTGCGCCAACATATTTTGAGCCTTTTAAGCTAGAAATAGATAAAGATACCAATGAGTATTATAGCTTTATTGACGGTGGAGTATTTGCAAATAACCCAGCTATGTGCGCATTTGCAGATGCAAAAGTAATATATAAAAATATAGAAGATATTTTGATTGTTTCTTTAGGCACTGGAGAGTTTACTAAAAGTATACCGCATGATAAAGCAAAAGACTGGGGATTGGCAAAGTGGGCTAAACCAATATTGGATACAATATTTGACGGGGAAAGTGACACTGTTAATTATCAGTTGAGGCAATTGTTAAAACCAAATAATTATTACCGCATTCAAGCTAGTCTTGAACAATTGGGAAAAGACGAAATTGATGATGCTAGTGATAAAAATATACATGAATTAATATTGTTGGGAAAAAGTTTAATAGAAGATTGGCAAAGAAATGGTTATCTAGATAGATTATGTTACAAACTTATTTAG
- the topA gene encoding type I DNA topoisomerase — protein sequence MADNLVIVESPGKVKSIGKFLGKGYKVEASIGHIRDLPKSQIGVDIENNFEPKYITIRGKGDVISKLKKEAKAAKKIYLATDPDREGEAISWHLAHILNIDEGEKCRVTFNEITQNAVKNALKQPREIDTNLVDAQQARRVLDRIVGYKISPLLWKKVKKGLSAGRVQSVATKMICDREKEIEEFTPEEYWTIVSNLEKPKTSPAFEAKFYGTKKEKIELTNGEQVNAILEEIAQSKYIVQKVKEQEKKRAAAAPFITSTLQQEASRKLGFTTKRTMMVAQQLYEGVEIKGRGSVGLITYMRTDSTRISEEAQNEARNYINAKYGKEYIPEVPKIYKNKSASQDAHEAIRPSYIDLTPDDIKDSLSSEQYKVYKLIWSRFIASQMSSAVYDTVNADISVGEYLFKANGSKIKFPGFMVLYIEGKDDESDDETNTLPQLFEGDELILKGNLPKQHFTQPPPRYTEATLVKSLEERGIGRPSTYAPTISTILSRGYVIKDKKCLVPTELGKIVNEIMVKHFKDIVNAEFTAQMEDKLDAVAEGEKAWKDVLEEFYTPFKTVLSEAEESIGNVELPVEVSDIQCEKCGRFMVVKQGRFGKFLACPGFPECRNTKAIVEEAGVLCPKCQGKVLIKKTRKGRKYIGCERNPECTFMSWDMPSNEICPVCGAFMLQKTSGKKVTLYCSNENCSSNADSAIKNEVVSDKEPTTKKKAATKKSSAAKKKTAAKKEASTKKKSADKKETTVKKKTAVKKAAEEEKEIEVKKEAAAKKKSTAKKKASTSKKA from the coding sequence ATGGCTGATAACCTGGTTATTGTGGAGTCTCCTGGAAAAGTAAAATCAATTGGAAAGTTTTTAGGCAAAGGGTATAAGGTTGAAGCATCAATCGGACATATTAGAGATTTACCTAAAAGTCAGATTGGTGTGGATATTGAAAATAATTTTGAACCTAAATATATCACTATTCGGGGTAAAGGTGATGTTATTTCAAAACTTAAGAAGGAAGCAAAGGCTGCAAAGAAAATTTATCTTGCAACTGACCCAGATCGAGAGGGAGAGGCGATATCTTGGCATTTAGCCCATATTTTAAACATAGATGAAGGAGAGAAATGCAGGGTTACATTTAATGAAATTACACAAAATGCTGTAAAAAATGCATTAAAGCAGCCAAGAGAAATAGATACAAATCTTGTTGATGCACAGCAAGCAAGACGTGTTTTAGATAGAATAGTTGGTTATAAAATAAGTCCTTTGCTTTGGAAAAAAGTGAAAAAGGGATTAAGTGCCGGCAGAGTTCAATCTGTTGCAACAAAAATGATTTGTGATAGAGAGAAAGAAATTGAGGAATTTACACCAGAGGAATATTGGACAATAGTTTCTAATTTAGAAAAACCCAAAACAAGTCCGGCTTTTGAGGCTAAGTTTTATGGAACCAAAAAAGAAAAAATTGAGTTGACAAATGGTGAACAGGTTAATGCTATCTTAGAAGAAATAGCCCAAAGCAAATATATAGTGCAAAAGGTTAAAGAGCAGGAAAAGAAAAGGGCTGCAGCAGCACCTTTCATCACTAGTACCTTGCAGCAAGAAGCATCAAGAAAATTGGGATTTACAACAAAAAGAACAATGATGGTTGCACAGCAGCTGTATGAAGGTGTGGAAATAAAAGGTCGTGGTTCAGTCGGACTTATAACATATATGAGAACTGATTCAACCAGAATATCAGAGGAAGCGCAAAATGAAGCTAGAAATTATATAAACGCAAAATATGGAAAAGAGTACATTCCAGAGGTTCCTAAGATATATAAAAACAAATCGGCATCTCAGGACGCACACGAGGCTATACGTCCATCTTATATAGATTTGACTCCAGACGATATAAAGGATTCTTTATCATCTGAGCAATATAAAGTTTATAAACTAATTTGGAGCAGGTTTATTGCCAGCCAAATGTCATCTGCGGTTTATGACACTGTTAATGCAGACATTTCTGTTGGTGAGTATTTATTCAAAGCCAATGGTTCAAAAATAAAATTCCCTGGTTTTATGGTCTTATATATTGAGGGCAAGGATGATGAGTCTGATGATGAAACTAATACCCTTCCGCAGTTATTTGAAGGTGATGAACTTATACTGAAAGGCAACTTGCCAAAACAGCACTTTACTCAACCGCCTCCTCGTTATACAGAGGCAACATTAGTAAAATCACTTGAGGAAAGAGGCATTGGCAGACCTAGTACTTATGCTCCTACAATATCTACTATTTTATCTAGGGGATATGTAATTAAAGATAAAAAATGCTTGGTACCTACTGAATTAGGTAAGATTGTCAATGAAATAATGGTAAAACACTTTAAAGACATTGTTAATGCGGAATTTACTGCACAGATGGAGGATAAGCTTGATGCTGTTGCAGAGGGAGAAAAGGCATGGAAAGATGTATTAGAAGAGTTTTATACACCTTTTAAGACAGTGTTAAGTGAAGCTGAAGAAAGTATTGGAAATGTAGAACTGCCTGTAGAGGTTTCTGACATACAGTGTGAAAAGTGCGGAAGATTTATGGTTGTTAAGCAGGGGAGATTTGGTAAATTCTTGGCTTGTCCAGGATTTCCGGAGTGCAGAAACACAAAAGCCATTGTTGAAGAGGCCGGTGTGTTATGCCCAAAATGTCAGGGAAAGGTACTTATAAAGAAGACAAGAAAGGGCAGAAAATATATAGGCTGTGAGAGAAATCCAGAATGCACTTTCATGAGTTGGGATATGCCTAGTAATGAAATTTGCCCTGTCTGTGGAGCATTTATGCTTCAAAAAACTTCTGGTAAAAAAGTGACATTGTATTGCAGTAATGAGAATTGCAGTAGTAATGCTGATTCTGCAATAAAAAATGAAGTGGTTTCAGATAAAGAACCAACAACAAAGAAGAAAGCAGCAACGAAAAAAAGTTCTGCTGCAAAGAAAAAAACAGCAGCCAAAAAAGAAGCTTCAACAAAAAAGAAATCAGCAGATAAAAAAGAAACCACTGTAAAGAAAAAAACAGCAGTAAAAAAAGCAGCTGAAGAAGAAAAGGAAATAGAAGTAAAAAAAGAAGCCGCAGCAAAGAAAAAATCAACTGCAAAAAAGAAAGCTTCAACTAGTAAAAAAGCATAA
- the trmFO gene encoding methylenetetrahydrofolate--tRNA-(uracil(54)-C(5))-methyltransferase (FADH(2)-oxidizing) TrmFO, whose amino-acid sequence MSKTINVIGAGLAGCEAAYQIAKRGVKVKLFEMKPHKYSPAHHSENFAELVCSNSLRSDQLENAVGLLKEELRLMDSLILKAADATRVPAGGALAVDREGFSEYITNAIKNMENIEIIYGEQERIPDDNITIVATGPLTSEAMFNHIRELIGEDYLHFFDAAAPIVTFDSINMDKAFKAARYGKGSEDYINCPMNKEEYEIFYNALISAELAEVKEFEKNMVFEGCMPIESMASRGKDTMRYGPLKPVGLMDPRTDVKPYAVVQLRQDNKNGTLYNIVGFQTHLKWPEQKRVFRLIPGLENAEFVRYGVMHRNTYINSPKLLDNTYKLKSRDNIYFAGQITGVEGYIESTASGFVAGINACAKCLNKENIVFPANTSIGALSHYISDSSVKNFQPMNVNFGLFNGVDTSIRDKRKRNSQIAQKSLEIVEYIYNNYEK is encoded by the coding sequence ATGAGTAAAACAATAAATGTAATTGGAGCAGGACTAGCGGGATGTGAGGCAGCGTACCAAATTGCCAAAAGAGGAGTAAAGGTTAAGTTATTTGAAATGAAACCTCATAAATATTCTCCTGCACATCATTCTGAAAACTTTGCAGAATTGGTTTGCAGTAATTCACTAAGATCAGATCAATTGGAAAATGCAGTAGGTTTATTAAAAGAAGAGTTGCGATTAATGGATTCCTTAATATTAAAGGCGGCAGATGCGACAAGAGTTCCGGCAGGTGGAGCATTAGCGGTTGATAGAGAAGGCTTCTCAGAATATATTACTAATGCTATAAAGAATATGGAAAATATAGAAATTATCTATGGAGAACAAGAGAGAATTCCCGATGATAATATAACTATTGTTGCAACTGGTCCATTAACCTCTGAAGCTATGTTTAATCATATAAGAGAGCTAATTGGAGAAGATTACCTTCACTTTTTTGATGCTGCTGCTCCCATTGTTACGTTTGATTCTATTAATATGGACAAGGCATTTAAGGCAGCTAGATATGGAAAAGGATCAGAAGATTATATTAATTGTCCAATGAATAAAGAAGAGTATGAAATATTCTACAATGCTTTAATTAGTGCTGAACTGGCAGAGGTAAAGGAATTTGAAAAGAATATGGTTTTTGAGGGGTGTATGCCTATAGAAAGCATGGCAAGCAGAGGGAAGGATACTATGAGATATGGTCCGCTAAAACCTGTAGGACTAATGGACCCAAGAACAGATGTAAAACCCTATGCAGTAGTTCAACTTAGACAAGATAATAAAAATGGAACACTATATAATATAGTAGGATTTCAAACGCATTTGAAATGGCCTGAGCAAAAAAGAGTATTTAGATTAATTCCTGGTTTGGAAAATGCTGAATTTGTAAGATATGGCGTAATGCATAGAAATACTTATATAAATTCACCTAAACTATTAGATAACACATATAAATTAAAAAGCAGAGATAATATTTATTTCGCTGGTCAAATTACAGGAGTAGAGGGTTATATTGAATCGACAGCTTCAGGTTTTGTCGCAGGAATAAACGCTTGTGCTAAATGCCTTAATAAGGAAAATATAGTTTTCCCAGCTAATACTTCTATTGGTGCTTTAAGCCACTATATTTCTGATTCTAGCGTGAAAAATTTCCAACCTATGAACGTAAATTTTGGATTATTTAACGGCGTAGATACCAGTATTAGAGATAAAAGGAAAAGAAACTCTCAAATAGCACAAAAATCTCTCGAGATAGTGGAATATATTTACAATAATTATGAAAAATAG
- the flgB gene encoding flagellar basal body rod protein FlgB has product MIQGLYGKSNIMEKALNASIARNDAISQNIANVDTPNYKRKDVAFEQYFADSLNRANMNDVDDIQPTIIEDKSDNKMRIDGNNVDIDSEMSYLAKNTIKYNALVQLINSNFSRIKNVIREGK; this is encoded by the coding sequence TTGATTCAGGGGTTATATGGAAAGAGTAATATAATGGAGAAGGCACTTAATGCTTCTATAGCTAGAAATGATGCTATTTCACAAAACATAGCAAATGTTGACACTCCAAACTATAAGAGAAAAGATGTTGCATTTGAACAGTATTTTGCTGATTCTTTAAATAGAGCAAATATGAATGATGTGGACGATATTCAGCCTACTATTATAGAAGACAAATCAGATAACAAAATGCGTATTGACGGAAACAATGTTGATATTGACAGTGAAATGTCTTATTTGGCGAAAAACACAATTAAGTATAATGCATTGGTACAATTAATAAATAGTAACTTCAGTAGAATAAAAAATGTTATTAGAGAAGGGAAATGA
- the flgC gene encoding flagellar basal body rod protein FlgC: MGFFSSLDIGASGLTAQRVRMDIISQNIANVNTTRTEDGTPYRRKDVLFEERTGSFSDVLAAASDKLSNGQGVRVTKIVEDTSEFKKVYDPGHPDADEDGYVNMPNVDVVTEMVNMISASRSYEANVTSINATKSMAMKALEIGK; encoded by the coding sequence ATGGGTTTCTTTAGTTCACTTGACATTGGGGCATCAGGTTTAACTGCCCAAAGAGTAAGAATGGATATTATTTCTCAAAATATTGCAAATGTAAACACAACTAGAACAGAGGATGGAACTCCTTACAGAAGAAAAGATGTATTATTTGAGGAGCGCACAGGTTCTTTTTCTGATGTATTGGCAGCCGCTAGTGATAAATTATCAAACGGTCAAGGTGTTCGAGTGACAAAAATTGTCGAAGACACTTCAGAATTTAAAAAAGTATATGATCCTGGACATCCTGACGCTGATGAAGATGGTTATGTAAATATGCCTAATGTAGATGTTGTTACAGAAATGGTAAATATGATATCAGCATCAAGGTCATATGAAGCTAATGTTACATCAATAAATGCTACAAAATCTATGGCAATGAAAGCATTAGAAATAGGTAAGTAA
- the fliE gene encoding flagellar hook-basal body complex protein FliE, which produces MAIDSISQIKQLIPDNIGISGAVNKDNSAGVSFGEYLNSALMKVTDLENHAAQLKEDFALGKTDNIPEVLIAGEKANIALQFTMSIRNKIMEAYTEIMRMQI; this is translated from the coding sequence ATGGCAATTGATAGCATTTCACAGATAAAGCAGCTAATACCAGATAACATCGGAATAAGTGGAGCTGTTAACAAAGATAATTCAGCTGGGGTTAGTTTTGGTGAATATTTAAACTCAGCTCTTATGAAGGTTACTGACTTGGAAAATCATGCAGCTCAATTAAAAGAAGATTTTGCATTAGGAAAAACAGATAATATTCCTGAGGTATTAATTGCAGGTGAGAAAGCAAATATAGCTTTGCAATTCACTATGTCAATAAGAAATAAAATAATGGAAGCATATACAGAAATCATGAGAATGCAGATATAG